Proteins from one Corynebacterium testudinoris genomic window:
- a CDS encoding HtaA domain-containing protein: MKTTTRIIASSTAAILTAGLLTPIAHAQENITLEGNATWGVKASFSKYIKSPIAKGSITPGDNATWADAVLNMPLDSEGTTVTAKDQGVLDFDGSVHFQGHSGQLDLTFSDFKVNVNGNTGTLTVDYASLPYVPDAKMEYGQDQVLADLTFEGDVDLTKPGTLKANSKLASTGVAVFAGFYKVGDVLDPININLTNVDIAEVPEETTAPEEATTSVEPTAPEETTTSVEPTKPSEPAKPTEPSKPSTTPNPTSPSTPAATENAQEGSSVDQTIDDIKKKGFFGTIISILSSVLGVGAIGAALVAIAKHLGWVR, from the coding sequence GTGAAAACCACCACCCGAATCATCGCCAGCTCCACCGCCGCCATCCTCACCGCCGGCCTGCTCACCCCCATCGCCCACGCCCAGGAAAACATCACCCTCGAAGGCAATGCCACCTGGGGAGTGAAGGCCAGCTTCAGTAAGTACATCAAGAGCCCTATTGCTAAGGGGTCGATCACCCCGGGCGACAATGCCACCTGGGCTGACGCTGTGCTGAACATGCCACTGGACTCCGAGGGGACCACTGTTACTGCCAAGGATCAGGGTGTTCTCGACTTCGATGGTTCCGTACATTTCCAGGGGCACAGTGGCCAGCTCGATCTGACCTTTAGCGACTTCAAGGTCAACGTCAACGGCAACACTGGCACCCTCACTGTGGATTACGCCTCTCTTCCCTACGTCCCTGATGCGAAGATGGAGTATGGCCAGGATCAGGTCTTGGCAGACCTGACCTTCGAGGGCGACGTTGACCTCACTAAGCCCGGCACTCTCAAGGCTAACTCTAAGTTGGCATCCACCGGAGTCGCTGTGTTCGCGGGCTTCTACAAGGTTGGTGATGTGCTCGATCCCATCAACATCAACCTAACCAATGTTGACATCGCCGAGGTTCCGGAAGAGACCACCGCTCCGGAAGAAGCCACTACTTCTGTGGAGCCCACCGCTCCGGAAGAGACCACTACTTCTGTGGAGCCCACCAAGCCTTCCGAGCCGGCTAAGCCCACCGAGCCGTCCAAGCCGTCGACGACCCCCAATCCGACCTCGCCCTCTACCCCTGCTGCAACCGAGAATGCGCAGGAAGGTTCCAGCGTCGACCAGACCATCGATGACATCAAGAAGAAGGGCTTCTTCGGCACGATCATCTCGATCCTCTCCAGCGTGCTGGGTGTCGGAGCTATCGGCGCCGCCCTGGTCGCAATCGCTAAGCACCTCGGCTGGGTTCGCTAA
- a CDS encoding FecCD family ABC transporter permease, with protein MGDGASISNDVFRRRALRRVILLIALCFGVVATSVVSLLVGQFEIPLRELPRILLLGPMGVSDLSESVIWQIRIPRVVLGLLVGAALGVGGALMQAVFANPLAEPSVIGVTSGAGVGAAAAIVFGWNFLGASTTPFLAFIAGLLTTVVVYGLARFDGSIRVINLILVGIAVNAVAGAAISFLVFLAPTTSREQIVFWQMGSLGGAQWSHVSVVSVIVAVGIAVALFLGRHLDVLSLGDKAASHVGVDVGRLRAVAIITATMLTAAAVSYAGLIGFVGLIVPHIIRTIAGPSNHLILPASALGGAVLIGLADIAARTVIPFADLPIGIFTALVGGPTFFILLRRMMRKGHGR; from the coding sequence ATGGGGGACGGGGCGTCGATAAGCAATGACGTTTTCCGACGCCGCGCGCTCCGGCGCGTCATCCTCCTCATCGCCCTGTGCTTCGGAGTGGTGGCGACATCGGTGGTGTCGCTGCTGGTCGGGCAGTTCGAGATTCCGCTGCGCGAGCTACCGCGGATCCTCCTGCTCGGCCCCATGGGCGTGAGCGATCTCAGTGAATCGGTGATCTGGCAGATCCGGATCCCGCGCGTCGTGCTGGGCCTGCTGGTTGGCGCCGCGCTCGGTGTGGGTGGCGCACTCATGCAGGCCGTGTTTGCCAATCCGCTGGCGGAACCGTCGGTCATCGGCGTTACCAGCGGTGCCGGCGTGGGCGCGGCGGCTGCGATCGTGTTCGGCTGGAACTTTCTCGGCGCGTCGACGACGCCTTTCCTTGCGTTCATCGCGGGCCTGCTCACCACGGTGGTGGTGTATGGCCTCGCGCGTTTCGACGGTTCCATCCGCGTCATCAACCTCATCCTCGTCGGCATCGCGGTCAATGCGGTAGCCGGGGCGGCGATCTCCTTCCTGGTGTTCCTCGCGCCGACGACCTCCCGCGAGCAGATCGTGTTCTGGCAGATGGGCTCGCTGGGTGGTGCGCAGTGGAGTCACGTATCGGTGGTCTCAGTCATCGTGGCCGTGGGTATCGCGGTGGCGCTGTTCCTCGGCAGGCACCTCGACGTGCTGTCGCTAGGGGACAAGGCGGCATCACACGTCGGCGTCGATGTCGGACGGCTGCGCGCCGTGGCGATCATCACCGCCACCATGCTCACCGCCGCCGCCGTGTCCTACGCCGGGCTCATCGGCTTCGTCGGCCTCATCGTCCCGCACATCATCCGCACGATCGCGGGCCCATCGAATCACCTCATTCTGCCCGCCTCAGCGCTCGGCGGGGCGGTGCTCATCGGGTTGGCCGACATCGCCGCGCGCACGGTCATTCCCTTCGCTGACCTGCCTATCGGCATCTTCACGGCGCTTGTCGGCGGCCCGACGTTCTTCATCCTCCTGCGCCGCATGATGCGAAAGGGGCACGGCAGATGA
- a CDS encoding FadR/GntR family transcriptional regulator: MAAPTRAYSIVLDWLEARLRSGEISVGDKLPAERQLAEDFGISRASVREAIRVLDAMGLVRSSTGSGPNAGAVVISEPSAALAWALRMHVATRSLPVRDIVNTRVLLETQSALEAAVAPDSDLRESCLARAGYLLGLMDNPELPADEFHRYDAEFHILLASLTGNVVVETMMDSLRQATIGYVQETVAAVSHWPEISRSLQEQHHRIFHAVRERRGEDASLALEEHILWFYSLLPNRD; this comes from the coding sequence ATGGCAGCCCCCACCCGCGCTTACTCCATCGTCCTCGACTGGTTGGAAGCGCGCCTGCGTTCCGGTGAAATCTCGGTCGGCGACAAACTGCCGGCCGAGCGCCAACTCGCCGAGGACTTCGGCATTTCCCGCGCCTCTGTGCGCGAGGCAATCCGCGTCCTCGATGCCATGGGCCTCGTCCGCTCCTCCACGGGCTCGGGCCCGAACGCGGGGGCCGTGGTCATCTCCGAACCTTCCGCCGCCCTTGCCTGGGCACTGCGGATGCACGTGGCCACGCGGTCGTTGCCGGTGCGCGACATCGTCAACACCCGCGTACTCCTAGAAACCCAGTCCGCGCTGGAAGCCGCGGTGGCACCGGACTCTGATCTACGCGAGTCCTGTCTCGCCCGGGCCGGGTACCTTTTGGGTCTCATGGACAACCCCGAGCTGCCCGCCGACGAGTTCCATCGCTATGACGCCGAGTTCCACATTTTGCTCGCTTCCCTCACCGGCAACGTCGTCGTCGAGACCATGATGGATTCTCTCCGCCAAGCCACCATTGGCTATGTTCAGGAGACCGTCGCGGCGGTCAGCCACTGGCCAGAAATCAGCCGCTCCCTGCAGGAACAGCACCATCGGATCTTCCACGCCGTGCGTGAGCGCCGAGGTGAAGACGCCTCCCTCGCCCTCGAGGAACACATTCTCTGGTTCTACAGTTTGCTGCCCAACCGGGACTAG
- a CDS encoding RNase H family protein codes for MVRRLLKEEAALFPGLHVREVVTGQRLGETARRCAERFHTECATEEWKAVPPLVIATDASRGFSGKLTGLGAANSSGEIASTTIQTPSIAAGEFAAVDLALQTWWCQAPTIHILTDSQVVWRRLNGSDLVGRTSRSNEEKLCIRRVDAVRARGVDLRVHWVRGHNGHVLNDCADRLAMAARRSVQFQLGAEGDKVPQRLRAELAKALKPGLELVPASRSRDYRPAMYAG; via the coding sequence GTGGTGCGCCGCTTGCTCAAGGAGGAGGCTGCGCTCTTTCCTGGCCTGCATGTGCGGGAGGTGGTGACTGGTCAGCGGCTGGGGGAAACTGCCCGGCGCTGCGCGGAGCGGTTCCACACCGAGTGTGCGACCGAGGAATGGAAGGCGGTGCCGCCGCTGGTGATCGCGACCGACGCGTCCCGGGGGTTCTCCGGGAAGCTCACCGGATTGGGCGCGGCAAACTCCTCCGGTGAGATCGCTTCCACGACCATCCAGACGCCGTCGATCGCGGCGGGGGAGTTCGCCGCCGTGGATCTGGCGCTGCAGACCTGGTGGTGCCAGGCACCCACCATCCACATCCTCACCGATTCCCAAGTGGTGTGGCGACGGCTGAATGGCTCGGACCTGGTGGGGCGGACGTCGAGAAGCAATGAGGAGAAGCTCTGCATTCGACGAGTCGACGCGGTGCGCGCCAGGGGAGTGGATCTTCGGGTGCATTGGGTGCGCGGACACAATGGGCACGTTCTCAACGACTGTGCAGATCGCTTAGCGATGGCCGCGCGCCGCAGCGTGCAATTCCAGCTCGGCGCCGAAGGGGACAAGGTCCCCCAGCGGCTGCGCGCGGAATTAGCGAAGGCACTGAAGCCCGGACTCGAATTGGTACCGGCGTCACGCTCCCGCGACTATCGCCCCGCAATGTACGCGGGCTAG
- a CDS encoding heme/hemin ABC transporter substrate-binding protein, with product MRKLLTAVVLTATLGLGACSSWDQGSSSANEQLRAELSNANVTDPREMTGVATVGEMSEVEPVTTSASPALPVELVDADGYDVAITDVSRILALDLYGTYTKTLRGIGLGENIIGRTISSTEPSLAHLPTVTEGGHGLNVEAVLNLRPTLVMVDHSVGPREAIDQIRAAGVTVVVMNPARSLDTIGQDIMDVASVVGLPEEGQKLADRSLTDLENDRAAIAEIAPAEPLRMAFLYARGEGGVFFILGEDDGTRGLIEGLGGIDVASDNGVGAPSPASAEALAELNPEVFIMMTGGLESTGDLEGLLKRPGVAQTIAGQKQRILALPDGQSLAFGPQTGEMLLRSAQALYLGEGQ from the coding sequence ATGCGAAAGCTGCTTACGGCGGTGGTCCTCACGGCCACCCTCGGACTGGGTGCCTGCTCTTCCTGGGATCAGGGGTCCTCGAGTGCGAATGAACAGCTCCGCGCGGAGCTAAGCAATGCCAATGTCACTGATCCTCGTGAGATGACGGGCGTGGCCACGGTCGGCGAGATGTCGGAGGTGGAACCCGTCACCACCAGCGCGTCCCCGGCGCTGCCAGTAGAGCTTGTCGACGCCGACGGCTACGACGTCGCCATCACCGATGTCTCCCGCATCCTGGCCCTCGACCTCTATGGCACGTATACCAAGACGCTGCGCGGGATCGGTCTTGGCGAGAACATCATCGGCCGCACCATCAGCTCCACCGAGCCGTCTCTGGCTCACCTGCCGACCGTGACGGAAGGCGGCCACGGCCTCAACGTCGAGGCAGTGTTGAACCTGCGCCCCACCCTCGTCATGGTCGATCACTCCGTGGGGCCCCGCGAAGCCATCGATCAGATCCGCGCGGCCGGGGTGACGGTCGTCGTGATGAATCCGGCTCGTTCGCTGGACACGATCGGCCAGGACATCATGGACGTTGCCTCCGTTGTCGGGCTTCCGGAGGAGGGCCAGAAGTTGGCTGATCGCTCCCTCACGGACCTGGAGAACGATCGGGCGGCGATCGCGGAGATCGCCCCGGCGGAGCCGCTGCGCATGGCATTCCTCTACGCGCGTGGCGAGGGCGGTGTGTTCTTCATCCTCGGCGAGGACGACGGCACCCGCGGGCTCATCGAGGGCCTCGGTGGCATCGACGTGGCCTCGGACAACGGTGTCGGCGCGCCCTCACCCGCCAGCGCCGAAGCCCTCGCCGAGCTCAACCCCGAAGTCTTCATCATGATGACAGGCGGCCTCGAATCAACCGGTGATCTCGAAGGACTGCTCAAACGCCCCGGCGTCGCGCAGACCATCGCGGGCCAGAAGCAACGCATCCTCGCGCTTCCCGACGGCCAGTCCCTCGCCTTCGGCCCGCAGACCGGTGAGATGTTGCTGCGCTCCGCGCAGGCGCTTTACCTCGGGGAGGGTCAGTGA
- a CDS encoding CPBP family intramembrane glutamic endopeptidase: MPRDTYTAAVRPDLTNEDRRWGPWDFFALAAVPAILLAGYLIHLTHLSTLSAASVDSAFRLLIGAALIIGYAPMFRTHWAALKRAPWRSAGIIIAGAIGLQVVIFLTRQLMDAVGVSLTRSTSGGELPADNSPDPLTAPWLTMAALAFVLLSPNITVFIEEVVFRYTLLAKLPVWGNALKLAAATLANSILFGLVHYWNFNGGIVDTIPYMAAGLLMNLVLIWTRNAWIPALMHLVNNATLTYGGLVLIVILRLLGVDTGA, from the coding sequence ATGCCCAGAGACACGTACACCGCAGCGGTTCGCCCAGATCTAACGAACGAGGACCGTCGCTGGGGACCATGGGATTTCTTCGCGCTAGCCGCCGTACCTGCCATCTTGCTGGCCGGTTACCTGATCCACTTGACTCACCTCTCCACACTCAGTGCCGCCAGCGTCGATTCCGCCTTCCGCTTGCTCATCGGCGCCGCATTGATCATTGGCTATGCCCCCATGTTCCGCACCCACTGGGCCGCATTGAAACGCGCGCCGTGGCGAAGCGCCGGCATCATCATCGCGGGAGCAATTGGACTGCAGGTAGTCATCTTCCTCACCCGCCAGCTCATGGACGCGGTGGGAGTGTCCCTGACCAGATCCACCTCGGGTGGCGAGCTCCCGGCCGACAATTCCCCGGATCCTCTGACCGCTCCGTGGCTCACCATGGCGGCCCTCGCCTTCGTGCTGCTCTCCCCGAACATCACTGTGTTCATCGAGGAGGTTGTTTTCCGCTACACCCTGCTGGCCAAGCTGCCCGTGTGGGGCAACGCGCTGAAGCTAGCCGCCGCCACCCTGGCTAACAGCATCCTCTTCGGCCTCGTCCACTATTGGAATTTCAACGGCGGCATCGTGGACACCATCCCCTACATGGCAGCAGGCCTGCTCATGAACCTCGTGCTTATCTGGACGAGAAATGCCTGGATCCCCGCCCTCATGCACTTGGTCAACAACGCCACCCTGACTTACGGCGGCTTGGTTTTGATTGTCATCCTCCGACTCCTCGGCGTGGACACCGGGGCCTAG
- a CDS encoding heme ABC transporter ATP-binding protein, whose translation MSALLCADNVHVRVGSTTILEGVSLDVFPGEVVGLIGPNGAGKSTLLSVLSGDLVPSAGHVEVAGASPREVSVKQLARLRAVMLQDVSVAFAFLVRDVVEMGRRPWGRSDDDSLIDAALTATGVTHLAGRDITTLSGGERARVALSRVLAQQTPVVLLDEPTAAMDIRHQEQSLGLVRQLAAAGKAVVVVLHDLNAAAAYCDRIVCLANGQVAASGSVPEVIREDVLSDVYGWPIHVTTGPAGVPQVLPTRGEALVSHELASLLGGAEGGELNPTLPRNWQTKASLS comes from the coding sequence ATGAGTGCATTACTCTGCGCGGATAACGTCCACGTGCGCGTCGGCTCCACTACGATCCTCGAGGGCGTCTCCTTAGACGTATTCCCCGGCGAAGTCGTCGGCCTCATCGGGCCGAATGGTGCCGGAAAATCCACGCTATTGTCCGTTTTGTCCGGCGACCTGGTCCCCAGCGCCGGGCACGTCGAGGTCGCCGGCGCCTCACCGCGGGAGGTCTCCGTCAAGCAACTGGCCCGCCTGCGTGCGGTCATGCTGCAGGACGTCTCCGTCGCCTTCGCTTTCCTCGTCCGCGATGTCGTGGAGATGGGTCGCCGCCCCTGGGGCCGTTCCGACGACGATTCGCTTATCGACGCCGCCCTCACCGCCACCGGTGTCACCCACCTCGCAGGCCGCGACATCACCACCCTGTCGGGTGGTGAAAGAGCCAGGGTTGCCCTCTCGCGCGTGCTGGCCCAACAAACGCCCGTGGTGCTTCTCGACGAACCCACCGCCGCCATGGACATCCGCCACCAGGAGCAATCCCTGGGGCTCGTCCGCCAACTCGCTGCCGCGGGCAAAGCCGTGGTCGTGGTGTTGCACGACCTCAACGCCGCGGCAGCCTACTGCGACCGCATCGTTTGCCTGGCCAACGGTCAGGTCGCGGCCTCCGGGTCCGTCCCGGAAGTCATCCGCGAGGACGTGCTTTCCGACGTCTACGGCTGGCCCATCCACGTCACCACCGGCCCCGCGGGGGTCCCCCAAGTGCTGCCCACCCGCGGGGAAGCACTGGTGTCTCACGAGCTCGCATCCCTCCTTGGGGGTGCCGAGGGGGGTGAGTTAAACCCCACTTTGCCAAGAAATTGGCAGACCAAGGCAAGCCTATCCTAA
- the amn gene encoding AMP nucleosidase: protein MRDQELTRVVDVEGAVDKLVELYDRSAELARTVLEDGTYEAYRDVVYPKLVVDVKEWHPIDRSEPFGYVDEAGRYSATLSKPHLMRAYLLEQLTRLTGNYPCDIYVGPSEVRIPPEYIRGVEGISEARRAGDAAECIPRPTLDHVHDGIVDSDWDAFHGPEKPLFHFGPQRFDIACARIEHYTGIEVESLQKYILFTNYDMHTTEFVSFGVEQLAADDSRYTSLVLPSGSRISRDHAARLDDTDLDLGSKYQMPRYDLCTRDGDGITMLNIGVGPSNAKTITDCLAVLRPEAWIMIGHCAGLDGRMRIGDLILGNAYQRKDGILDERIARDIPIPAVPEIQRTLESSVEAIYGDDKSLMRTGTVLSTDDRNWEWKTPRELWEWLRGSTAAAVDMESCALATNGYRYRIPYGTLLSVSDLPLHAVPKLPAQAQAFYSNSKQAHVMCAVRAVEVMARNPERLRTRKLRRTIGEVPFR, encoded by the coding sequence GTGAGAGATCAGGAACTGACCCGGGTAGTTGATGTTGAGGGGGCCGTCGATAAGCTTGTTGAGCTTTATGATCGCTCGGCGGAGTTGGCCCGCACCGTCTTAGAGGATGGCACGTACGAGGCCTATCGGGATGTTGTGTATCCCAAGCTCGTTGTGGATGTGAAGGAGTGGCATCCGATTGATCGTTCGGAGCCTTTTGGATATGTCGACGAGGCGGGGCGCTATTCTGCCACCTTGTCCAAGCCCCACCTCATGCGGGCGTATCTCCTTGAACAGCTGACTCGCTTGACGGGCAACTACCCCTGCGACATTTACGTGGGCCCGTCCGAGGTGCGCATTCCACCGGAGTACATCCGCGGTGTTGAGGGGATTTCGGAGGCCCGCAGGGCGGGAGACGCTGCGGAGTGCATTCCTCGGCCGACGCTGGATCATGTGCATGACGGGATCGTCGATAGTGATTGGGACGCATTCCACGGGCCGGAGAAGCCACTTTTCCACTTTGGGCCGCAACGATTCGACATCGCGTGTGCGCGGATCGAGCACTACACCGGCATCGAGGTGGAGTCGCTGCAGAAGTACATCCTGTTTACGAACTACGACATGCACACGACGGAGTTCGTCAGTTTCGGTGTGGAGCAGCTGGCCGCCGATGATTCCCGATACACGTCTCTGGTCCTGCCGTCGGGTTCGCGGATTAGTCGCGATCACGCGGCTCGGCTCGATGACACTGACCTTGACCTCGGGTCGAAGTATCAAATGCCGCGCTATGACTTGTGTACTCGTGACGGCGATGGCATCACGATGCTCAACATTGGCGTGGGCCCCTCGAATGCCAAGACGATCACCGATTGCCTCGCCGTGCTCCGGCCTGAGGCGTGGATCATGATTGGGCACTGTGCGGGTCTGGATGGGCGCATGCGCATCGGTGATCTCATCCTCGGCAATGCTTATCAGCGCAAAGATGGGATTCTCGACGAGCGTATCGCGAGGGATATCCCCATCCCGGCGGTCCCTGAGATTCAACGGACGTTGGAGAGCTCCGTGGAGGCAATCTACGGCGACGATAAATCCCTCATGCGCACCGGCACTGTGCTGTCTACCGATGACCGCAACTGGGAATGGAAGACTCCGCGGGAGTTGTGGGAGTGGTTGCGCGGATCTACTGCCGCGGCCGTCGATATGGAATCCTGTGCGTTGGCGACGAATGGTTACCGCTATCGCATCCCCTACGGCACGCTGCTTTCTGTCTCCGACCTGCCGCTGCACGCTGTGCCCAAGTTGCCGGCGCAGGCGCAGGCGTTCTACTCCAACTCGAAACAGGCGCACGTGATGTGCGCGGTGAGGGCCGTGGAGGTGATGGCGCGCAACCCGGAGCGGTTGCGCACGAGGAAGCTGCGCCGCACGATTGGTGAGGTGCCGTTTAGGTAG
- a CDS encoding HtaA domain-containing protein, translated as MSSHRTSRLAALAVGALTATTLAIPVVSPVTAEAQTCADGRIGAVGGTWDWGIRESWRSYIRGNVAKGDWTTESLNYDGSAFNFTPSPGAATIEASKAVIPFDGSVHFTGHDGVLDTKMSDFKLIIDGNSAGISVDYDAVEFVSIAGGGGPRMIEDDQIIATVSLDQAFDGDAATVNLSGTTNLTQAGVKLFGAYKLNEELDNSGGTLNLGTECGARPVNSAGQGGITGSLKELNSAFSETNTLLSNTTKLLGHVDTLFGPEETAASASTGVKPSTGGTTAGTTGGTGGGTAAGAAGTGAGTGAGAAGAPTGSGDVCTADSSRGVTQAQALWGVRQSFRNYINGGIAKGGWELTGIGEQGSEFVFSGNSGAIDPAAQTGTILFPGMIRFTGHGGTLDTRFSNIEIQFNGTSGALVADVTSNSVEGVPNDYGRTALAQLNFSALDLGDTSASGTAQTILTQAGSQAFGDFYPAGDALDPISFTATLGGAAACAAGQGAAPTAGGSSAGGSSGGAAKAAALKAGGAAATPGALPNSGGTTTSAGLQAGSGDQFRIKAAGENAGLSNDRVATMILLLVAAFIVAGGSLSGFVRRHPTMGGQ; from the coding sequence TTGTCTTCACACCGGACAAGCCGACTAGCCGCCCTAGCGGTCGGCGCGCTGACTGCCACCACCCTGGCGATCCCCGTGGTCTCCCCAGTGACAGCCGAAGCCCAAACGTGTGCCGATGGTCGCATCGGCGCGGTGGGAGGTACGTGGGACTGGGGCATCAGAGAATCCTGGCGGAGCTACATCCGCGGCAACGTAGCCAAGGGCGATTGGACCACCGAGTCTCTCAACTACGACGGCTCCGCCTTCAACTTCACCCCCAGCCCTGGTGCCGCCACCATCGAAGCGAGTAAAGCAGTCATCCCCTTCGATGGCTCCGTCCACTTCACCGGACACGATGGCGTGCTGGATACGAAGATGAGCGACTTCAAGCTCATCATCGATGGGAACAGCGCCGGAATTTCGGTTGACTACGATGCCGTGGAGTTTGTGAGTATCGCGGGTGGCGGTGGCCCGCGCATGATCGAAGACGACCAGATCATCGCCACCGTGTCCCTTGACCAGGCCTTTGACGGCGATGCCGCGACCGTGAATCTCTCAGGAACCACTAACCTCACGCAGGCGGGGGTCAAGCTCTTTGGAGCATATAAGCTCAACGAGGAGCTCGATAACTCCGGCGGCACCCTCAACCTCGGCACCGAATGTGGCGCCCGCCCGGTGAACTCCGCTGGCCAGGGTGGCATCACGGGTTCTTTGAAGGAACTGAACTCTGCGTTCTCCGAAACCAACACCCTGCTGTCCAACACCACGAAGCTGTTGGGCCACGTGGATACCCTCTTCGGACCGGAAGAAACGGCGGCGTCGGCAAGCACTGGTGTGAAGCCCTCGACGGGTGGCACGACTGCTGGAACCACCGGCGGGACAGGCGGCGGAACTGCCGCCGGTGCCGCCGGGACAGGGGCCGGAACCGGAGCGGGCGCAGCTGGCGCGCCCACGGGGAGCGGTGACGTTTGTACGGCGGATTCTTCGCGCGGCGTGACCCAGGCGCAGGCTCTGTGGGGTGTGCGTCAGTCGTTCCGGAATTACATCAACGGCGGTATCGCCAAGGGCGGCTGGGAGCTGACCGGGATCGGCGAGCAGGGCAGCGAATTTGTGTTCTCCGGCAATTCCGGCGCGATTGATCCGGCGGCGCAGACGGGCACGATTTTGTTCCCCGGCATGATTCGATTTACCGGCCACGGTGGCACGCTGGACACTCGCTTTAGCAATATTGAGATCCAGTTTAATGGCACCTCGGGGGCTTTGGTGGCCGACGTGACATCGAACTCGGTCGAGGGTGTTCCCAACGACTACGGTCGCACCGCGTTGGCCCAGCTGAACTTCAGCGCCTTGGACCTGGGGGATACTTCGGCATCGGGCACCGCCCAGACCATCCTCACCCAGGCTGGTTCGCAGGCCTTCGGCGATTTCTACCCCGCTGGCGATGCGCTTGATCCGATTTCCTTCACCGCAACCCTTGGTGGGGCGGCGGCGTGTGCTGCAGGTCAGGGCGCGGCGCCGACGGCGGGCGGTTCCTCCGCCGGAGGTAGCAGTGGCGGCGCCGCGAAGGCTGCGGCGCTCAAGGCCGGCGGCGCGGCTGCGACGCCGGGTGCGCTGCCCAACAGTGGTGGGACCACCACGAGCGCTGGCCTGCAGGCTGGCTCGGGTGATCAGTTCCGCATCAAGGCTGCCGGTGAGAACGCTGGTTTGAGCAATGACCGCGTGGCCACCATGATCCTGCTGCTCGTCGCCGCGTTCATCGTGGCTGGCGGATCGCTCAGTGGCTTCGTGCGCCGCCATCCCACGATGGGTGGGCAGTAA
- a CDS encoding DUF1540 domain-containing protein, with translation MSTITKVSSCTTTACAFNNDGCTAFAITVGGTEAAACGTFSTLDLRAGLDTADGHVGACQRLDCKHNENLMCTSASIDIVGEAANCASYAAR, from the coding sequence ATGTCCACCATCACCAAGGTCTCTTCCTGCACCACCACCGCCTGCGCCTTCAACAATGATGGCTGCACCGCTTTCGCCATCACCGTTGGCGGCACCGAGGCAGCTGCCTGTGGAACCTTCTCCACGCTCGACCTGCGCGCCGGACTTGATACCGCTGACGGCCACGTCGGAGCGTGTCAACGTCTGGACTGTAAGCACAACGAAAACCTCATGTGCACCTCCGCCAGCATCGACATTGTCGGAGAGGCCGCCAACTGTGCAAGCTACGCAGCTCGCTAA